In Aerococcaceae bacterium zg-252, the genomic window AGTGGTGCGACCGAGTCGAATAATTGGGCAATCATATCGCAAGCGATGCAAGCACGAGCCTTGAATTTAGGAAACCATATTGTCGCAACGGCAGTAGAACATCCGTCGGTTAATTCAGTATTAGCTTATTTAGAAACCCAAGGGTTTGAAGTAACGTATTTAACACCAGCTGATGAACGATTTACGGCAGAACAATTTATTCAAGCGAGTAGAGAACAGACAATTGGCTGGGTTGCAATGTGGGTGAATAATGAATTAGGAACTCTTCTACCGATTGAAGCGATTGGGGCAGCTGCTCGTGAGCATGTGCATTGGTTTCATGTCGATGCAGTGCAAGCATTGGGGTATTCGGTGGCTAATTTAGCGAATGTTTCACTCACTTCCATGAGTGGTTCTGGGCATAAATTTTATGCACCTAAAGGAATTGGTTTTTTATTATACAGACCATGGAATCCGGATTTAAGACTACGTCCATTATTGCATGGTGGTGGACAAGAGTCTGGCTTACGTTCTGGTACTGAAAATGTGCCGTATATTTTAGGCATGGTTCATGCGTTAGAATTGACGAAAGAAAATGATTTACAACATAGTAAAATGTTGGAGTCTTATTTATTGGAGCAATTGAACGCATTGAATATATCGTATCGACGCAATGGTAAAGATACTGTCCCGTATATTATGAGTTTATATTTTCCAGATTTATTGGCGAGCCAATTATTGATTCATCTTGATTTAGCTGGCATTGCTGTTTCAGCCGGAAGTGCTTGTTCAGCTGGAAGTTTAGAAGTGAGTCATGTATTAAGAGCGTATTATCCTAATGATAATGCAAGACATCATCAAACGATTCGTATTTCGTTTGGACGTGATACAACGCAAGCAGAAATTGATTATTTAGTAGAAAAAATAAATGAGTTACAAGAAAGGAAACAAACATTATGGCATTCACAACAGAAGCAACTTTAAAAGGATTTAATCGTACATTTAGCGTCAGCCCAGAATGTAGACCTTATACACTACGTGATAATGGATTTACCGAAACAAAAGGTGGCAACTTCCAATATAAACGTAAATTAGATACTGAACATCGAAATGGATTAATTTTAAAAGTAACGGTTAAAAAAGATTTGAAAACTTTAAAAATTTCAACGGTTACCAATAATGAATTATCAGCAGTAGATGTAACAAAACTAGAAAATAATGCAATGATTTTAGAAAAAATCAATTTTATTTTTGACGGATTTGTAGACCGAAATGTCATGATTGAAAAATAAAACATAGTGTGAGCGAGAGTGTTTTGGCTTGAATCACTGGAAGAAGTCCCTGGAGTGCGAGAAACGCATGAAAGAAGTTTTTGAAGTGGACGTCATTTCAGCTCGTTGGAACCAGAATAGAACATAGTGTGACAACGAGCGATCTGAAATGAACCACTGGAGAAAACGACTGGCGTGCGAGAAACGTACGAAAGAAGTTTTTGAAGTGGAGTCATTTCAGCTCGTTGGAACCAGAATAGGAGGTCATAAGTTGGTAGAAACAAAAAAACCACGTGTGGTAGTCGGAATGAGTGGTGGTGTGGATTCATCAGTAGCTGCACTATTATTGAAAGAACAGGGCTATGATGTCATTGGACTGTTCATGAAAAATTGGGACGACACCGATGATGCAGGTTTTTGTACAGCAGAAGAAGATTATGCAGATGTGGTAAAAGTATGTGAACAAATCGGAATTCCTTATTATTCAGTGAATTTTGAAAAAGAATATTGGGATCGTGTATTTGAATATTTTTTACGAGAGTATCGTTTAGGACGCACACCGAATCCAGATGTGATGTGTAATAAAGAAATTAAGTTTAAGGCATTTTTAGATTATGCAATGGATTTAGGGGCTGATTATGTCGCAATGGGGCATTATGCACGTGCGCAGCGTGATGAAAATGGCACAGTGCATTTATTGCGTGGAAAAGACGAACGTAAAGACCAAACATATTTCTTAAGTCAATTGTCACAAGAACAATTAAGTCGTGCGTTATTCCCATTAGGTGATATGGAAAAACCAGAAGTGCGTAAAATTGCAGAAGAAGCAGGTTTAGCAACGGCGAAGAAGAAAGATTCTACCGGTGTTTGTTTTATCGGAGAACGTGATTTTAATGAGTTCTTATCGAATTATTTACCGAATAAACCAGGTAAAATGATAACACTGGACGGTAAAGTAATGGGCGAGCACATGGGATTAATGTACTATACAATTGGTCAGCGTCAAGGCTTAGGTATCGGTGGAACGGCTGGCACAACAAATGACCCTTGGTTTGTAATTGGAAAAGATATGACCACGCAAACTTTATATGTAGGACAAGGCTATCATCATCCAAACTTATATTCAGAATATTTAGAGGCAAGTGATATTCATTTTACGCAAAGTAATTGGTCTGAAAAAGAGTTTGAATGTACAGCGAAATTCCGTTATCGTCAACAAGATACCAAAGTAAAAGTCACACTTGATGAAACAGGTACGAAAGCTACTGTTGTATTCGCAGAGCCGGTGAGAGCCATTACACCAGGGCAAGCAGTCGTCTTTTATCGTGATGAAGAATGTCTAGGTGGCGGTATCATTGATGCTGCTTATATGAATGGTGAGAAAAGACAATATGTGTAGTTAAGGGGAAATGATTATACTTATTATCTTATAAATCGAATAAGAGAGATAAAGCACTGGCATTTTGCTGGTGTTTTTATAACTAATTATAAATTTTTATTAAAAACATTGATTTTTTTTTTTTTTTTTGTAATATCTTAAATATGCAAAATATTGTATATTGGAGGAATTTTATGAAAGAACAATCATGGGGAAAAATTATTGCGGCTACATTACTCGGAATTGTGGGATTATTTTCTACGCAAATTATTCTAGGTTTTCCGCTTTTACCATTATTCGAGTATAATCAAAATTTAGGTGTTCTTGTTTTTGTGCCGTTAGTTAATATTTCTGTTATATTAATAGCATATCTGATTATCCGATATTTTCTAAAAGATAGTCCGTCTGCTTATGGGCTAAAAAGAGTCAGTTTTAACTGGAAATGGGTTGTATTGGTCACTTTGCTACCACTTATTGTAACAGCTATCATTGCAATTTTACTTGGAGGTAAATTAGGAGCTATTGGCACGAACTTTCCATTTGCTGAAACTTTCGTCGGTGGAATTATTTATACTGGTTTTCTTGGTTCCGTAACGGAAGAAGTGATATTTCATGCTTTAATATATTCACTTTTTCGTCAAAAGCTATCAGTTTGGTGGGCTGCTTTGGTAACTGCGATAATCTTTGCGTTGGTACACTTACCAAACGACAATGCAAACTGGACAATTACCACCTTCTCTCAGTTTTTCTTTAGTGCAGTAGCCATAGCCATTCTCTTTGCATACATTACTGAAAGTTCTGATTCTATCTGGAATGCCGCTTGGGGACATGTGGTATGGAATATTATGGTATACTTCATTAATATCAGTCCCAAATGGCAGGATAATTTTCTAGTTAATATTATTATTTCAAAAGATGTTCCTTTAATCAGTGGAGGAGAGGGAGGTCTTACAGGTTCTATTATCACACCACTTGTTTGTCTTTTAGGTTCAGCGGCTATCGCATGGAGATTAAAGAAACAACGGATATGAAAACTCATTGAGTATATTTTTACCGTTAACGATTAGGATTGAAAATAATCGTTAACGGTATTTTTGCTTTAGAGTAGACATTCGTTGATTAATTGCCATAAACGGTAAAATTCATCTGCAATGACTTCAATTGGTATATGAGAATAGCTGAGAAACAAGGTTTGATAATGTTGTTCACTAGGTTCAAGCGTATAGTTTGCGAGTAAGGTTAGGTTGATTTGAGCAACTTTTGTTTTAGCCATTAATGCATGGTAGTCAAATGCTTGACTAGGGCGATATAAAATATGTAATCCTGCTTCGTACCCAGTAATTATGGCTTGTGTATCCACTTGATAAATGGCATTCATTAAAGTATCACGTTTCTTTTTGTAAAATATGCGTGAACGATTTAGGTGTTTTTCTAAATGGTGTTCCAAAATAAAGGTGGTTAATGCTTTTTCCGTAATAATATTTAGCGTGGGGGATAGTGTGGGTTTTATCTCGTTAAATGACTGCATGAGTTGTTCCGGCAGAGCAGCAAAACTGACACGATAGCCAGATGCTAATGTACGTGATAGGCTGCCCATATAGATGACACGATGTTTTGTATCGAGTTGCGTCAGTGAAGGAATAGGAATGCCTGCGTATTTGTACTCGCTATCATAGTCATCTTCAATAATCCAACGATTCGGCTTAGCGTATGCCCAATGTAAAAGCTGTTGCCGTCTTTCAAGGGGCATAATATGCCCGGTGGGAAATTGATGATTAGGCGTTACAATAATAAGTTCAATGTCATCATTTTGTGGGGACATTAATCCGTCATCATCTAAAGGCAAAGGAACAATGTTCAGTTTCTTTGCTGATAATAAGGGCAAATATTGATGATACCCTGGATTTTCGATACCGACGACTTGAATATCGGGCATTAATTGTAAGAGAATGCCTAATAAATATTTTGAACTTGGTCCTAAAATAAGCTGATTTGCCTGTGTCGGAACACCACGAGATAAGGTTAAGTAACCTTGTAAAGCATTACGAAGTGTATCATCACCTTGAATCGAACTTGGTTTGATAAAGGATTGCCAATCATGTTCAAGTAGATGTTGATATATTTTTTTTAATAATTTATGTGGGAATAAGGTGGCGTCAACTTGACTGCTAGACCAATCAATCGTGTCCGTTGTATTGATTTCAGTGGTATGTGTTGGCAACAAAGGAGGGAATTTTGGCACCATTTGATAGTCAATGCTCGCTACAAAGTATCCTTTACGCTCTTTCGAGTAGATATAACCTTCTGTCAGTAATTGTTCATAAGCACTCATCACAGTATTAATGCTTATTTTATTTTCAGCAGCTAATTGCCGTTTGCTCGGCAGTGGTGCATGATGTGGGAGTGTTCCGTCGATAATCCATTGCTTTAATTGAAGATAAACTTGTATATAAAGTGGTTGCTGACTATTTTTTATTATTGGGATAATCATATTTTCCTCCTGGTACTATTTAGAATTTACATTTTGATACTTTTAATGGTATCAGATGATGTGTAAAATAACAATATCAAATATTGGAGCAATTGAGTGTAGGGGGACGAAACAATGGAGCCAGTATTAATTGTGAATGATTTGCCAGGAAGTGGGCAAGTAGCTGGTATGATTGCACAATCGATTTTGACGGCTGCTGGCTTTAATACGGCATGGATTCCGACGCTACTATTGTCACATCATACTGGAAATGGGCCGGTAGTACGACATGAACTGCATGATGATTTCAGCCGAATACTCATTCATTGGCAACAACAAAATCAACCATTTTCAGCTTATGTGACAGGGTATTTTTCCAATGCGAGACAAATTGATGATTTTGTTACCTTTATTAGAACCAATAAGCAATCACGACCATTGATAGTCGACCCAGTCATGGCAGATAATGGGAAATTTTATCAGGGTTTTGATGAACAGCTATTGTCAAGTATGCGTCAATTGATTCAAGTAGCGACAATCGTTTTGCCGAATGTAACGGAGGCTTGTTTATTAACGAATTATGCGTATCCAAAACAATTAGATGAAGTATTTATTCAGCAGTTATTAGTGAAGATGAAAGAGATTGGTGCAAAACAAACCTTGTTAACCGGTGTGGAGACCGTTGAATATCCCAATCAAATCGGTTTTTATTATTTGACAGATGATGAGCAATTAATTGGTATTCGGCATGATAAGGCTAAGCAACACTATTTTGGTACTGGTGATTTGACAACGGCTCTTTTAGCGAGTGCTTGGCTACATCAGTTGGAGTTAGATGAAATTGTGCTGCGATTAGCAGACTGGTTACCATTAGCTATTACGCAAACGAATGATAATCGAAAAGAAATTAATTTTTTACCGGTTATGCGAGCTATAATGAATTTTTTTGTAAATAGGAGAGAGTAAATGAAAAGACAAAGTGAAGTATTTAAGTTAGTAGAAATGGCGATGTATGCAGCAATGATTGTATTGGCAATTCAATTTATCCGAATCCCAATGCCGTCAGCTATCAGTAATTCAATGGTTCACCCAGGAAATGCTTTAGTGGCTATCTCAGGGTTATTAATGGGATATAAACGTGGACTGATTGCATCTTCATTAGGACTGTTTATCTTTGATGTATTAAATGGGTACGGTGTACCTGGTGCTATTGAAACAGTGCTGCAATCGGTTGTGATTATTTTATTGATTGAATTAGTCTATAAAATGATGAGACATCAAGATAGTAGAATGAATGTTATATTGATTGGTGTGTGGGCAGCATTGCTAAAAATCGTGTTGCGATACTTGATTTTCTTCACCAAACAATTAATGATTGGTACAACATTTAAAGCAGCGTTAGCGACTGCTTTAACAGGTATGCCAGCCACTTTTTTCACAGCTTTTGTAACCATTG contains:
- a CDS encoding cysteine desulfurase, which produces MIYLDYAATTPVDKRVSERIHQVLTTEFANPSSVYQAGKHQKHQLNQARNQLKQLLNAVDYDVYFTSGATESNNWAIISQAMQARALNLGNHIVATAVEHPSVNSVLAYLETQGFEVTYLTPADERFTAEQFIQASREQTIGWVAMWVNNELGTLLPIEAIGAAAREHVHWFHVDAVQALGYSVANLANVSLTSMSGSGHKFYAPKGIGFLLYRPWNPDLRLRPLLHGGGQESGLRSGTENVPYILGMVHALELTKENDLQHSKMLESYLLEQLNALNISYRRNGKDTVPYIMSLYFPDLLASQLLIHLDLAGIAVSAGSACSAGSLEVSHVLRAYYPNDNARHHQTIRISFGRDTTQAEIDYLVEKINELQERKQTLWHSQQKQL
- a CDS encoding PLP-dependent aminotransferase family protein, with the protein product MIIPIIKNSQQPLYIQVYLQLKQWIIDGTLPHHAPLPSKRQLAAENKISINTVMSAYEQLLTEGYIYSKERKGYFVASIDYQMVPKFPPLLPTHTTEINTTDTIDWSSSQVDATLFPHKLLKKIYQHLLEHDWQSFIKPSSIQGDDTLRNALQGYLTLSRGVPTQANQLILGPSSKYLLGILLQLMPDIQVVGIENPGYHQYLPLLSAKKLNIVPLPLDDDGLMSPQNDDIELIIVTPNHQFPTGHIMPLERRQQLLHWAYAKPNRWIIEDDYDSEYKYAGIPIPSLTQLDTKHRVIYMGSLSRTLASGYRVSFAALPEQLMQSFNEIKPTLSPTLNIITEKALTTFILEHHLEKHLNRSRIFYKKKRDTLMNAIYQVDTQAIITGYEAGLHILYRPSQAFDYHALMAKTKVAQINLTLLANYTLEPSEQHYQTLFLSYSHIPIEVIADEFYRLWQLINECLL
- the mnmA gene encoding tRNA 2-thiouridine(34) synthase MnmA; translated protein: MNHWRKRLACEKRTKEVFEVESFQLVGTRIGGHKLVETKKPRVVVGMSGGVDSSVAALLLKEQGYDVIGLFMKNWDDTDDAGFCTAEEDYADVVKVCEQIGIPYYSVNFEKEYWDRVFEYFLREYRLGRTPNPDVMCNKEIKFKAFLDYAMDLGADYVAMGHYARAQRDENGTVHLLRGKDERKDQTYFLSQLSQEQLSRALFPLGDMEKPEVRKIAEEAGLATAKKKDSTGVCFIGERDFNEFLSNYLPNKPGKMITLDGKVMGEHMGLMYYTIGQRQGLGIGGTAGTTNDPWFVIGKDMTTQTLYVGQGYHHPNLYSEYLEASDIHFTQSNWSEKEFECTAKFRYRQQDTKVKVTLDETGTKATVVFAEPVRAITPGQAVVFYRDEECLGGGIIDAAYMNGEKRQYV
- a CDS encoding cysteine desulfurase, with translation MAFTTEATLKGFNRTFSVSPECRPYTLRDNGFTETKGGNFQYKRKLDTEHRNGLILKVTVKKDLKTLKISTVTNNELSAVDVTKLENNAMILEKINFIFDGFVDRNVMIEK
- a CDS encoding CPBP family intramembrane metalloprotease gives rise to the protein MKEQSWGKIIAATLLGIVGLFSTQIILGFPLLPLFEYNQNLGVLVFVPLVNISVILIAYLIIRYFLKDSPSAYGLKRVSFNWKWVVLVTLLPLIVTAIIAILLGGKLGAIGTNFPFAETFVGGIIYTGFLGSVTEEVIFHALIYSLFRQKLSVWWAALVTAIIFALVHLPNDNANWTITTFSQFFFSAVAIAILFAYITESSDSIWNAAWGHVVWNIMVYFINISPKWQDNFLVNIIISKDVPLISGGEGGLTGSIITPLVCLLGSAAIAWRLKKQRI
- a CDS encoding ECF transporter S component; this encodes MKRQSEVFKLVEMAMYAAMIVLAIQFIRIPMPSAISNSMVHPGNALVAISGLLMGYKRGLIASSLGLFIFDVLNGYGVPGAIETVLQSVVIILLIELVYKMMRHQDSRMNVILIGVWAALLKIVLRYLIFFTKQLMIGTTFKAALATALTGMPATFFTAFVTIVLVPVLYFALKPIFARYHVIGE
- a CDS encoding bifunctional hydroxymethylpyrimidine kinase/phosphomethylpyrimidine kinase; protein product: MEPVLIVNDLPGSGQVAGMIAQSILTAAGFNTAWIPTLLLSHHTGNGPVVRHELHDDFSRILIHWQQQNQPFSAYVTGYFSNARQIDDFVTFIRTNKQSRPLIVDPVMADNGKFYQGFDEQLLSSMRQLIQVATIVLPNVTEACLLTNYAYPKQLDEVFIQQLLVKMKEIGAKQTLLTGVETVEYPNQIGFYYLTDDEQLIGIRHDKAKQHYFGTGDLTTALLASAWLHQLELDEIVLRLADWLPLAITQTNDNRKEINFLPVMRAIMNFFVNRRE